In a single window of the Rhopalosiphum padi isolate XX-2018 chromosome 1, ASM2088224v1, whole genome shotgun sequence genome:
- the LOC132917846 gene encoding DNA mismatch repair protein Mlh1 — protein MDQQVPIVKKLAEDVVNRIAAGEVIQRPANALKELLENSLDAKSTNIQITLKNGGLKLLQIQDNGTGIRTEDLGIVCERFTTSKLQQFEDLTKISTYGFRGEALASISHVAHLTITTKTNGALCAYKALYKDGKLKAPPKSCAGNIGTIITVEDLFHNIATRKKSMKSFNEEHLKVVEVVSRYAIHNPTVGFTVKKQGELLTEVKTNQGSTHIDNIQAIYGSTISRALLEVNDYCNILKVKIKGYVSNPNFSAKKQIFILFINDRLVDSQGLRKAVDQVYSIYLAKGSHPFIYLSLNLDPMNVDVNVHPTKHEVHFLHEDKIIDKVVDAIQDKLSGSNTSRTFYTQTRLPMSCDTLIDISKEKLETKESQKLNITNSTNVSQNKMVRTDSSEQKIDKFLNTSNSSNSTLMLPKSKTNDVITRREIKLTSVLSLRKEIENCCSETLQTIFQNHKYVGAASPTWSLFQHDTNLYICNSNNVLREMFYQIMMYEFGNFGVIKFSNALSIYELIMISLELSESGYQGSEDKPKEELAHDATEILVSRALMLNDYFSIEIDTDANILSIPLLLEGFLPDLDGLPLYLLRLASEVDWSNEKQCFQNFCRETARFYILHPWKQQCGDNDDISDAAPDRNWAWSLEHVLYPSLRKSFQPPKHFLEDGTLLQIANLPDMYKVFERC, from the exons ATGGATCAACAGGTACcaattgtcaaaaaattagCAGAAGACGTAGTAAATAGGATTGCTGCCGGTGAAGTAATTCAAAGGCCAGCTAATGCTTTAAAGGAACTTTTAGAAAACAG CTTGGATGCTAAATCTACAAACATTCAAATTACATTGAAAAATGGAGGTTTAAAATTACTTCAA ATACAAGACAATGGTACTGGTATTCGCACTGAGGATTTGGGTATTGTATGTGAACGGTTCACTACTAGTAAATTACAGCAGTTTGAAGATTTGACTAAAATATCTACTTATGGATTTAGAGGTGAAGCGTTGGCCAGCATAAGTCATGTTGCTCATTTGACAATCACTACAAAAACCAATGGAGCTCTTTGTGCCTACaa aGCATTGTATAAGGATGGTAAATTAAAAGCTCCACCTAAATCATGTGCTGGAAATATTGGGACTATAATCACTGTTGAAGATTTGTTCCACAATATTGCTACAAGAAAAAAGTCAAtgaaaagttttaatgaagaacATTTGAAAGTTGTTGAAGTA gtgAGTCGATATGCTATACACAACCCTACGGTTggatttacagtaaaaaaacaaGGTGAATTATTGACCGAAGTAAAAACAAATCAAGGTTCTACtcatattgataatattcaaGCTATTTACGGATCAACAATATCTAg agctTTGTTAGAAGTAaatgattattgtaatattcttaaagttaaaattaaaggaTATGTGTCAAATCCAAATTTTTCAGCTaagaaacaaatttttatattgtttataaatgatCGTTTAGTTGATTCCcaag gaTTAAGAAAAGCTGTGGATCAAGTATACAGCATTTACTTAGCTAAGGGATCACATCCATTCATATACTTGAGCTTAAACTTGGATCCAATGAACGTTGATGTCAATGTGCATCCAACCAAACATGAAGTTCATTTTTTACACGaggataaaattattgataaagttGTTGATGCAATTCAAGATAAACTTTCTGGATCTAATACATCAAGAACATTTTATACTCAA acaagACTGCCAATGTCTTGTGATACATTAATAGACATATCTAAGGAAAAATTAGAAACTAAAGAAAgtcagaaattaaatattacaaattccaCAAATGTTTCACAAAATAAAATGGTAAGAACAGATAGCTCTGAAcagaaaattgataaatttttaaacacaagTAACAGTAGTAATAGCACGTTAATGTTACCCAAATCAAAGACCAATGATGTTATTACCCG aCGTGAAATAAAGCTTACCAGTGTATTATCTTTACGCAAAGAAATTGAAAACTGCTGTAGTGAAACCTTACAGACAATTTTTCAGAATCACAAGTATGTTGGTGCAGCTTCACCTACCTGGTCATTATTTCAACATGATACAAACTTGTACATTTGTAATTCTAATAATGTGTt gcgagaaatgttttatcaaattatgatGTACGAATTTGGAAATTTTggtgttattaaattttca AATGCATTATCTATTTATGAGTTGATAATGATTTCATTAGAACTATCTGAATCTGGATATCAAGGAAGTGAGGATAAACCGAAAGAAGAATTAGCTCATGATGCTACTGAGATATTGGTATCTAGAGCTTTAATGTTAAATGACTATTTTTCTATTGAAATTGATACTGACGcaaatattttgtcaatacCTTTATTGTTAG agggATTTCTTCCAGATTTAGATGGACttccattatatttattacgtttaGCTAGTGAAGTTGATTGGTCTAATGAAAAGCAATGTTTTCAGAATTTTTGTCGTGAAACAgctagattttatatattacatccaTGGAAACAGCAATGTGGTGACAATGATGATATATCA gatGCTGCACCAGATAGAAATTGGGCTTGGAGTTTAGAACATGTCCTATATCCATCTTTACGAAAATCATTTCAGCCtccaaaacattttttagaagATGGCACACTATTGCAAATAGCTAATTTACCTGATATGTACAAAGTATTTGAGCGATGTTAA